The Streptomyces rimosus genomic interval AAGAACGGGAGTGGGAATGACTTCGACGGGCGCGGCAGCGGCGGGACCGGCCAAGGGCGCGGGCGTCCGCGCGCAGATCCGTACACGGGACGGCTGGGCGGTGCAGCACGCGGTGCTGACCGTCACCGACATGACCGGCACCCAGGTGCTGCGCGCGGCGGCCGACGAGGACGGCGTCGTACGGGACGCCCAGCCGCTGGCCCCCGGCCCGTACACGGTGATCGTGACGGCGGTCGGCTACGCGCCGGTGGCCTCCAGCGCGATCGTGACGGCGAGCGGCCGGATGGACGTCGGCAACGTGACACTGGCGCGGCAGGGCGGGGCCGAGCTGCCGCCGCCGGGCGCCTGGACCATCGACCCGATGCACTCGACGGTCGCGGCGACCGCCCAGCACCTGGGCATCACCAGCGTGCACGGCCGCTTCCTGGACTTCGCCGGGCGCATCGAGATCGCCGAGGACCTGGAGAAGTCGTCGGTCGAGGCGGTCATCAAGACGGCGTCGATCGACACCGGCAACGGCATGCGCGACGGGCACCTGCGGACCGGGGACTTCCTGGACGTCGAGCAGTACCCGGAGATGACCTACCGCAGCTCCGGCCTGGAGCCGGCCGGCCCGGACCGCTGGACCGTGCACGGCGAGCTGTCGCTGCGCGGCGTGGTCCGCCCGGTGGACCTGGACCTGAGCTACCTCGGTACGGGTCCGGACCCGTGGGGCGGCGTGCGGGCGGCCTTCAACGCCACCGCCGAGCTGCGCCGCGAGGACTTCAAGATGAACTACAACCAGGTCGTCGCCGCCGGTATCGCGGCGATCGGCACGACGCTGCGCGTCGAGCTGGACATCCAGGCCGTACAGGGCGAGACCCTGCCGACGGCCTGACGACCCGGCCCCTCACCCCCCGACCGGGGCCGTACGCGACGGTGCCCCGCCCTTTGCACTGCAAGGGGCGGGGCACCGTCGTGCAGGGCAACCCGTCAGTTGGTCTTGCACTTGTTGCCCGTGGCGGGGTTGAGCAGCCCGATGACGTCGATGGTGTTGCCACAGATCGGGATGCCGACGTCGACCGGGACCTGGATGGCGTTGCCGGACAGGAGGCCCGGCGAGTTGGCGACCTTGGCCCCCGCCCCCGCGTCGGCGGCGGCGGTGCCGACGCTGCCGAGGACGGCGGCGACGGTCAGGACACCCGCGCTGATGGCAGTACGAACGCGCATATGGAGCTCCTTACGCTGCGCTGAGAAATGATCAGAAAAGAGGTTCACGCAGCGGCGGTCAGAAAAACCGACACGTCGGCCGATGCCCACGTTCGGCGGGACCGCTTCACGCTTCCGGACGCGCGGGGCGCACACAACGGCGTACGGGGTGGTAGGGGCGCCCCGGCCGGCTCCTACCGGGCGCCGTCCTGGTCCTCCTCGGTCTGTGCGCCCTCCGTCTGTGCGCGCTCCGTATCCACGCCCTCCGTCTGTACGCGCTCCCGCTCGCGCATCGCCTCGATGCCCGCGATCTGGAGATCGAGGGCGAAGGCGAAGTCGTGCTCCAGCATCTGCTCGGCGGTCAGCCCCTTGCGCGCGTACATCGCCTTGACGGACAGCTCCATCGTCTCGGCGAACTCCGGGCGATCCTGCACGGCGCCCACGACCTGCCGGAAGTACTCGTCGAGGGTGGAGCCCTCGGCCCGGCAGCGGGCGCGGTGCAGGCCCTGGATGGTGCAGAAGCCGTAGACGAACTGGAAGACCGCCGCGAGCGCTCCGGACGTCGACTCCTTCGAGAGGCCGCTGCGCGCCATCACCCGCAGGGTCGCGTTGGAGAAGGCCATCGAGTGCGGCCCGAAGTTGATGTACTCCCCCAGCAACCTCGGTACCCAGGGGTGGGCGAGCAGCATGGTGCGGTACTCGACGGCGAGGTGGCGCAGCTGGTCGCGCCAGTCGGCCGCCTCGTCGGACTCGTCGGGCAGGTCGATCTCGCCGGCCGCCGCGTCCATGGCCAGCTCCAGCAGGTCGTCCTTGGTGTCGACGTACCAGTAGACGGACATGGCGGTGACGCCCAGCTCGGCGGCGAGACGGCGCATGGAGAACTTCGCCAGGCCCTCGGCGTCCAGCAGCCGGACCGTGGCCGCGACGATCTTGTCGAGGTCCAGTCCGGCCGGCTGGTCCGCCTTCCGTTTCACCGGGGGGCGCTCGGCCAGCCACACGCTCTTCGGCTGTTTCCCGGCGCGGCCCGAAGTCGCGGCCATCTCGCGCCCTCCCTTTCGTTACGCAGTGGTACGCACTCGATGCTATTCCGGGCGGGCGGCGGCCGGAGCCGGGCCCGTACCGTCTTCGTGCACGTCGGCACGGTGCGCGCCGTCGCCCGCCGCGGACCGGTCGCGCTCCGCGCGGCGCAGCAGGAACGCCGCGAGCAGGCCGCCGAGGAAGACCGCCGCCGCACCCACGAGTTGGCTGGTGCCGATGCCGGAGGCGAACGCGTCGTGCACGGCCGCCCGGTCCGCGTCCGTACGGGCCAGGGCCAGCGCGGCAGGCAGCGAACCGGCGCCCAGCGCGACCGCCGGGAGCAGTGCGGCGAAACGGGAGTTGAGCACCGCGCCGAGCACCGCGACGCCCAGGCCCTGGCCGAACTCCATCAGCGTGCCGTTCACGCCCGCGCCCACCCCGGCCTTCTCCACCGGGATCGCGGACATCACCGCGTTGGCCATGGCGGGCATCGCGAAGGCCACGCCGACGCCCATCACCAGCAGGCCGAGCAGCATGCCGCCATAGCTGTCGCTGCCCAGGGTGGCGATGGCGGTCAGACCGGCGGCGAGCAGGGTCATGCCGGTCACGATCATGCCCGGGGTGCCGAGCCTGGGCATCAGCTTGGCGCCCAGGCCGCTGAAGTTCAGTACGACGACCATCAGGGCCAGCGGAGCCATCCGCAGACCGGCCTCCAACGGGCCGTACCCGAGGACCAGTTGCAGATGCTGGGTGAGCAGGAACATCGAGCCGCCCAGGCCGAAGGCCACCAGGATGCCGCCGGACACCGCGCCGATGAACCGGCTGTTGCGGAAGAAGTGCATGTCCAGCATCGGGTACGGAACGCGCAGTTCCCACAGCGCGAAGACGGCCAGGCCCACGATGCCGACGGCGGCGGAGGCCAGCACCCGGCCGGAGAGCCAGCCGCTCCCGGGCCCGGAGATGATCGCGAAGACCACGCCCACCATGCCGATCATGGAGAGCAGCGCGCCGACGATGTCGGGGCGGTCGCCGCTGGGGTTCTTCGACTCGGGGACCAGCCGCAGTACTGCGACCAGGCCGATCAGCGCGACCGGAATGTTGATCAGGAACAGCGCGCCCCACCAGAAGTGGGCCAGCAGCGTGCCGCCGATCAGCGGCCCGGCGGCGAAGCCGAGCGAATTGACCGAGCTCCAGATGCCGATGGCCTTGG includes:
- a CDS encoding chaplin, with amino-acid sequence MRVRTAISAGVLTVAAVLGSVGTAAADAGAGAKVANSPGLLSGNAIQVPVDVGIPICGNTIDVIGLLNPATGNKCKTN
- a CDS encoding TetR/AcrR family transcriptional regulator gives rise to the protein MAATSGRAGKQPKSVWLAERPPVKRKADQPAGLDLDKIVAATVRLLDAEGLAKFSMRRLAAELGVTAMSVYWYVDTKDDLLELAMDAAAGEIDLPDESDEAADWRDQLRHLAVEYRTMLLAHPWVPRLLGEYINFGPHSMAFSNATLRVMARSGLSKESTSGALAAVFQFVYGFCTIQGLHRARCRAEGSTLDEYFRQVVGAVQDRPEFAETMELSVKAMYARKGLTAEQMLEHDFAFALDLQIAGIEAMRERERVQTEGVDTERAQTEGAQTEEDQDGAR
- a CDS encoding MFS transporter — its product is MSSVAPSATDPLSPARNPARWLILAVICLAQLTVLLDNTVLNVAVPSLTEEMGATTADVQWMLNAYSLVQSGLLLTAGNAADRYGRKKMLALGLVLFGVASLAASLAQSPGQLIAARAGMGVGGALLMTTTLAVVMQIFDDTERPKAIGIWSSVNSLGFAAGPLIGGTLLAHFWWGALFLINIPVALIGLVAVLRLVPESKNPSGDRPDIVGALLSMIGMVGVVFAIISGPGSGWLSGRVLASAAVGIVGLAVFALWELRVPYPMLDMHFFRNSRFIGAVSGGILVAFGLGGSMFLLTQHLQLVLGYGPLEAGLRMAPLALMVVVLNFSGLGAKLMPRLGTPGMIVTGMTLLAAGLTAIATLGSDSYGGMLLGLLVMGVGVAFAMPAMANAVMSAIPVEKAGVGAGVNGTLMEFGQGLGVAVLGAVLNSRFAALLPAVALGAGSLPAALALARTDADRAAVHDAFASGIGTSQLVGAAAVFLGGLLAAFLLRRAERDRSAAGDGAHRADVHEDGTGPAPAAARPE
- a CDS encoding YceI family protein, translated to MTSTGAAAAGPAKGAGVRAQIRTRDGWAVQHAVLTVTDMTGTQVLRAAADEDGVVRDAQPLAPGPYTVIVTAVGYAPVASSAIVTASGRMDVGNVTLARQGGAELPPPGAWTIDPMHSTVAATAQHLGITSVHGRFLDFAGRIEIAEDLEKSSVEAVIKTASIDTGNGMRDGHLRTGDFLDVEQYPEMTYRSSGLEPAGPDRWTVHGELSLRGVVRPVDLDLSYLGTGPDPWGGVRAAFNATAELRREDFKMNYNQVVAAGIAAIGTTLRVELDIQAVQGETLPTA